The Prunus dulcis chromosome 5, ALMONDv2, whole genome shotgun sequence genomic sequence ccttttgtttttgtctccCAATTATGGCAAAGATGAAGCCTTTTTCATGGATTATGGTGGAGCTTTTGGTGTCATGACCATGAGCCCCTAGGCCATTTACTTTTGGATAGCTTCATCAGTTTTGTTGCTGTTAAATCCATGACATATATGGTTGGCTTATGGACCATATGAATCAtgatatattaattaatggaTGTGTGTTGCTGtcaacatttatatatatgctgcaagtttttgtttgatgGATCAATCatctttcatatattttttttgcaaaatcTTGGTGTTTGAAAATGGGATTTGTTGATGGGTGGAAATCTGATATGATTTGTATTAAAGAAAATGACTTGACAGCCAATATGTTAATTTTACCTTATTTTAGTACGGATTTCTATTTTGTCGGTTGCTGTGAACTGAGGAaaatatgttgaaattttcacaACGTGCCTAAATCACCTCCCTTGATGTAgcttataaaacaaaaagccTCATGGACTTTGAACCAGAAGCTTTATTTGCTTTTCTGGGTGCaatttttcaaaccaaagttcttttatttatttatttatttattatctgtTCATTACGAacttgataattttttcacgTGACAATCTACGTGATTAGTTTATTTTTCCACTTGTGATGTCTTCAGAAAGTGTTTACGTTTTGAatactttgtatttttttttttctattggGAATTAAATATTACGTTCGTTGTGGTAGTTGTGATGTCTTGTCACAGCACGGGGAATTGTTTTGTTTCgaactttatatatatatatatatatatatataaaataatttatattatttttaatttaatcaatTCGGAAGGTGATGAATTCTTTAGATCTATGGCTCCTTCCGATTCAGCTTCAGCTTTTCGTGAATTACTATGGAGAAAAAAACATtacactttttatttttattctggAAGAAAACCATTTGCATAGAGTGATTTTTGTTCTGAATGATCGAGCCAGAAAACCTTGCATTTCAATCTCATAGTGGCCCACAATAGGAGTTGTGCATTATGTCTTGGTATggttgaatttttatttaatgagcCCAATTTATATTTTGCTTCTATAAAGTAACTAGATGATGATGTATAGCATTATATGcatacataaaatataaatatagttAGATTATTATACTCTATATAGGTTGTTAACATTTAAATTCAAGTGtatattttaatggtttatatcttgtgtgtatattttattatctgATTGCACATATGATTCATTTTTAATgctatttcttattttatcaATAGCTGTTtgggttgattttttttttctttctccattgttattttatctttattttctaGAGCTATGTAGTCAATGATCTTGGTTGTTTGAAGCTTAATTTTGGGAAAGAATACTAATGCTATCTTTTTgggaaattaaattgaacaGTACTCCCACCGGTTTATACCTACATATTGGTTTGATTTTAGTTTCAATTATTAGCAAATTAAGGTCATTGATTCGGTATCTTAATTGAACCCAAAACCGAACCAACCCAAACTGAACTGACCATAATACTTTGTAGATAGCAACTTATATAATTTCTGCTGAATTTCAATCACAACATAAGTTGATATAATGCCAAGAAAACTTGTATTTGTGGTATAGTTTATTGCCAGCATTCAATGGTGGGGTCTTTGAGAAATGGCCTAATATATACTACACCTGACCATCCCTTTGCCCTGCATGCAGTAATTATTGTCTTTTgtttaaactcaaaaattaggTAGCCTCCATGTCCAAATCTTTGGTAAGAATATATTTAACTATGACTAATTATGTTAATCAAAGGAATCTATGTATTAATTGACTTGTGCATTGTGCCCCTTTTTTAATGCATCaataaattatcaaattagtttgactttgtttttgtttggggTGGTTGTAAAGAGTCACATGTGTTTTCTGTCAATTTATATGGATCTCATGAGTCCTATAGAGTTGGTGTTTTTTTACCACATGGCATATAAATTACCTTCCCTTCAAAGTCTTTTGTTCCTGCAACTCTTAAGCACCATAGATTTTCATTTGCTTCTGGATTGTTTTGAGTGCCAACCCTATTTTAACTGCCCTTTGATATGCTTTAAGTTCACCCTGGTAAAAGTGATTGCAATTTGCAAGTGTTGTAGTTGAAACTTGAAGCAAATGTTCATTTACATGTGCATATACTGTTATACACCAATACTTAAGCCACTTATTTTATGGTTCTGCAGGAAGAGGCTTAGGACAACTTGCTGCAATTTGAAACCATATACCTATATCCTTTCCTCCCGAAGACCCTTGTACGAAGAATGTTTGACCGCCTTTTATGAATGCAGTGTTGTTCTGGGGATGAGAAGGTGTGACTCTGAACACTTGGTGTGAATTTGGTTTGGACATTGGTATTCTGAAGCTGGTTGTTTTTTATCTTTCCATTTGACGCTTTAATGTCATGACAGTTTTGAGGAACTCTGTGCTTAATGGACTGCTCACCCAACAGCAGTGACAAGAAAACGTTGAAGAGGTGGTTTTTCATTGACAAAAGGGTCGGCTAAAACAAGTATATTTCTTGAACTTAGGAGCATACTCTGTGTTGTTGACAGAGCCATTCATTTTAAACACTACAAACTACAAAACTTTGTCACTTTGATTAGCACTTGGCAACGAAACTGGATCCGATGGAGTTGAAGACAAATCATGCTGCTTCGGTCCTCACTGACCCTCCACCGATAAGTAAGTCAAGACTAGGCCTCCATTCTAGTTTGTTGCCATACTCACAGCAAGGAGCATCATTCTCCTCTGGCAAGTACATTAACATCCCAAGGAAAAAGCCAGGAAAGCTCGATGATGTTCGGTCCAATGGTTGGCTTGATGCCATGAAATCCTCTTCACCTCCCCGGAAGAAGCTCATTAAGGATTTCAATTTTGAGGTTGCTTCAGATGATGTTGATAATGCTTACTGCTCTTGGATGGTATATTTGCTTCTCTTCTAATAACTTGGCAGTTTATATCCATTTGTTCTTGTATGACTTCAAAACTTATTCGTCTTGTGCTCTCTGTGATGATGCAGCTTAAGCATCCATCAGCACTGAATTCGTTCGAGCGGATTACAAATTTTGCAAGGAACAAGAAGATAGCAATATTTCTAGATTATGATGGGACTCTTTCCCCGATAGTTGATGACCCTGACCGTGCAATAATGTCTAATGCTGTAAGAAttgtgttttgttgttttatgcTTATAAATTTCGACTTTTATTTCTCTTCTGTGTCTGAAACCAAAAGAAACTGTTGCCAGATGCGTTCTGCTGTAAGAAACGTTGCGAAGCATTTTCCAACTGCTATTATTAGTGGAAGAAGCCGCGATAAGGTAGCTGCAGCATTTCCCCCTCCCCCCACTTTTTTTTGGGACTCATAGTTTAATTTCATCTTGTCTATTTGGTCCTTGTGTGGATGCCATTCGAATGCCGGTCATTAGGGCAGTCTGATGAGCGGATTTGTTTCAGGTATATGATTTGGTAGGACTAACAGAACTTTACTATGCTGGTAGTCATGGAATGGACATAATGGGTCCTGTCACTAATACAGACTCCAATGACCATCCAAACTGTGTGAAATCTACTGACCAACAGGTAACATGACAATAAAATTCTACAAGTCCTTTGCActattgtataatttttttcagttGAGTTCTCATTATCTGTCTTTGATATGGCAGGGTAAGGAGGTAAACCTCTTCCAGCCTGCTAGGGAGTTTATACCTATGATCGACGAGGTTTTTAGAACCCTCGTCGAGAATACTAAAGGGATCAAAGGTGCAAAAGTTGAAAATCACAAGTTTTGCGCCTCTGTACATTACCGTAATGTAGATGAGAAAGTAAGCATTTACTTAAAGAAGAATAGAAGAAAGCTTACAATTGCATCTGCAAGAGTTTGTCTGACttgttttggttatttttggCATGTGTTCTGACTTCAGAATTGGTCTACAATTGCACAAAGTGTTCATGATATTCTCAAAGACTACCCTCGTTTACGATTAACTCATGGGCGGAAGGTAATTAATCTCACTGGTTTGCCTTAATCTTGTTGCTTTTCATCTTATTATCATTTGCATTAATAACCCAAATTCTTTCCATCTAACATATAAATTTGGACATTGTTTTTTCTTGCAGGTTTTAGAGGTCCGCCCTGTTATTGACTGGAACAAGGGAAAAGCAGTTGAATTTCTGCTCGAATCTCTTGGTACtgaacctctctctctctctctctctctctctctctctctctcttaaatgATACATATTCACACTATGAGAACCTGGACAAATGGTGCAGGGCTAAATGGTAGGGATGATGTGCTCCCAATTTACATTGGTGATGATAGGACCGATGAAGATGCATTCAAGGTGACACTACCATCACTGCATTTTAACTAATCTTACCCACAAGAGTTCGTAACATTGACACTAAATACAAAATCTTCATACATTGTTTCAGTTCttgaagaagaataagaagcGTGGTTATGGAATTCTGGTGTCGCCGGTTCCAAAAGAAACCAGTGCCTTCTACTCTCTCAAGGACCCATCAGAGGTTTTACTCTCATCCTTAATATGTATAATGTATTATGTGTGAATTTGCAGGCATGTTGGCTgtgttatttttaatttcatctCAAAAAAtccattgaaatttttatgcAGGTCATGGAATTTCTCAAGTCCTTGGTGAGatggaaggaggaggaggaagaagccaaTTAAATGCTAAGGGAGCACTTAGTTGATCTGAAATATAGTATAATAGgcatttagttttttttttttttaattttgtactCCTCAAGAACTCAAGGCTGCTAAAAGCAGCTGCTGTTATGTTACAACCTCAGTTGTCAGTTCACAGCTTCTCagttattttgttatttcatgTCTTTGGcttataaaaaataagtattttCTCCCCATTTTCATCTCTCAAAGCTTTCCTTACCAAGATGGTTCCTTCTAATCTTGTAGACTTTGTGGAATGTCACAAACTGTTTCAGTGTACTGCACAAAAacttctcaaatttttatttcactttGGATCCTGCACTTTTGGGATTTAAATTTCGACAACTTACACGTTAAAACCGTATGTCGAAAAGATATTATTGGGGTTAACTCAAGTATAACTACATCGAAACCAATCAATTTTCAACCATGCAAAGTGAAaagcagaagaagaacaattttgtttgttaGAAAGATCAGCAAGGCTGGCATTTTGGACTTTATCACTTAACCCAGTACTGAAATAACTTGGAAGCTTTGCAAGGCCCATTGTACTTCataaaaaacaatcaaatgtggtcacaaaacaaaacacaatctCCCAATATTTGCCTAGCGGAGAATACAAAGGACTTCTCTCTCAACTCAAAAAATCCTCAAATTATCATCCTTGTTATTATCATCTATATCCATTATCCGACTTCTTATGaagtaccttttttttatatatattatcttcaAAACTATTTATTAAGGCATAGTTCTAGACATCATTTACCCCAATTcaaagtttgattttgaaattgtaCAGGGGGTATAGTGTCCATTTAAGTCTTCAAGTGTAAACTGGCATGTGTGGCACTCTTTTACATTCCCTGAAGTTTTATCCCATTGGGTTTTCTCTAGGGAGATTTTAACGAGGCCACTATACCCATGCCGACATATCTTTGTCATGTTGATGTGATTAATGAAGTCCATTTtacccttttaaaaaaaacatacaataTGTAtgtgattatatatataaatttattacATCACATAACATATCGATAATAACATGACGCGTGTTTTAAATAGATttcacaatattttttttttctttccctaaATCAATAGAGATGGATACTTCCAACTTAGGACAGTCTTCTTTCTAAAAAGACATGGTTGCAAAACATTTTCCTTGCATGTAACATGTTTTTACATAGACAAAGTGAAAATGTCCATAACAAAAAAGCATCATTAAAATTCGGAGGAtgaggtgtttttttttttttttttttttttttggaaacaGAGGATGAGGTGTGTACATATAAAAACATGCCTCACTGATCCGCCCAAATAacttccaagttccaactgCTACCGATTTCGAGCGAAGCCCAAAAATGTCAGTCTCTTTGCAATCTCCGCCCTCCTCAGCTGTCTCGTCTTTCCAGGTGCACTCAAGACTCTCTATCTCTATCTCCTCTCTCCCAGCTCTGCTTCGTTAACTATTGCTGTACGAGCTGTAAaccttgatttttttatttttttttggttttacaTTCAAAATTAATCATAGCAGGGAACAAGGCTGAGGTTTTCCAATGGATCTCCAGCTTCCAATCTGCTCTTCAACTTTCAGCGATCATTTCCTGTCATTCGGGCCTCCGCTCTCGACACCGGTCAGTGAGCTTTCTGTCTCAGTGTCTCAATACTCagctttgcttctttttttattttttttcatttttggttgaATTGGATTTTCAGGTTCAACCACAGAATTGGACCTCGTCTCTAGCTTCAGTGAGATCGTTCCAGACACCGTCATTTTCGATGACTTCGAGAGGTATCtaaatatatattctttttcttttgcttgttTTTGTGGAAGtggaatttgaaattttcatgaTCATGCTGTAAATTATGAATCAGAATTTCTTCTGAACTGATAATAATGTCTTTGCTTAATGATCAGAATAGCTCTAATcttcatttacttttttagATTTTAGTTTGGTAGCAACAGAAACTCGGAGTAATAAAGTAGCATATccatttgtttaaaatttcatttatttcatatttttgcaTGGTTTCATGAAGgattatttcaaaattttgaacttttggcTGTTTACTGATTATTTATGAAAAGGTTTCCTCCAACCGCTGCTACAGTGAGCTCTTCCCTACTCTTGGGTATATGTAGCCTCCCTGACACCATATTTAGAGTAAGCCTTCAATCTTCCATTGGGGAAGAAATTTTTCGAAAAATAGATAAGAAATTACATGTGCTTTCCAATTTCGATATGGGACTACATGTGTTTTCtgattaatttttctttggtgTAGAATGCTGTGGATATGGCATTGGCGGATTCAGAGTGTAATAAGCATGAaaactccgaattgagattgTCATGTTTCAGTAACAAGGTTGGTTTTCTTGTATCTTGTCATTAGAAATACCTATGCCTTGTTAGATTGATCATATTATTCAAAATTTAGTTATGCGCGTGTAGGCTTTAGTGAATGTTGGTGGTTATTTGGCGAAACTAGTTCCTGGCCGAGTGTCTACTGAGGTGGATGCACGTCTTGCTTATGACACGCATGGCATTATCAGAAAGGTATTCGTTTCTTCCTGGTAATCTTGTCTTATATTTTCTAGTTAAAGAAAATGCTAATAcattacacaaaaattaaacatactGTAAATGCTGATGTTCAAGAACAATTTGTTGGTTTCTATCTTAACTGTGTATGCATTCATCTTATTCTTGATTGTTTTTCACGCAACTATATGATTTTTGTTAATGATAATCTTGATAAGTTTTGTCATGTTGTTTATTTGAGCTATACTTGTCATGGCTGGTGTAATAGTTTTGCATTAAATTTCTAAAACGCCTATAATGTGACTAGATTTGATAGTTTGTAACTAGATTTAATAGTCTTGCAGAAAATGTGTGAGAAAAAAATGATACTGAAATTTTGTTGCATTATCTTACGGTtgtgtactttgttaattttagtgccagtatttttttgttcattttcctAAGGTGTATATCGTTTTCTCCCTGATATCACTTAgattattttctctctctttcattgCAGTCTGATACAATTGGTTTATCTAATATGCAGGTGCATGACTTGGTGAAGTTGTACAATGAAGTTAATGTTCCTCCTGAGCGTTTGTTGTTCAAAATTCCTTCAACTTGGCAAGTAAGTGTCAGAGATAATTAGGCCTGTTGTGAATATTCTGAGTGGACTTGATGACAATTGCTCAGGCCTGTTGTGAGGCGATTGTTTTGCATCATTTGTTGCTCATCGATTGTTGGTTTTCTGTTCAGGGAATTGAAGCTTCAAGATTACTAGAATGTGAGGGCATTCAGACGCATTTGACATTTGTGTACAGGTAAATCTCTTGTAATTAACTTGTGTAAGCTTGACAAACCTGTTTGAAATCTTAGACTTGATGTTGTACTACTAACTTCTATAAGGGCATAGTTTTATACAGTTGTAATAGAGGATAAAGTTTTATGATaccccctccctccctccctctctccctctccctctcctttTTCCATTCCCCCTTCCTTGTTGGTTGGGCAACAAGATTGCTTCTCATGaattgtaaaaatttgttgatttaGCTTGCTATTGTTTTGAAAGTTCAAATCCATGATCCTGGCAATGTCTAAAGGAGCCATTGTAGTTAGAATTACATGTTTTCTTATTGTGGAATTGAAAATTGCTTGTATATCAATCTAAAATGCTGAGGCAGAAGCTATTAGGTTTTGAATATATAAACAACAA encodes the following:
- the LOC117627245 gene encoding probable trehalose-phosphate phosphatase F; the encoded protein is MELKTNHAASVLTDPPPISKSRLGLHSSLLPYSQQGASFSSGKYINIPRKKPGKLDDVRSNGWLDAMKSSSPPRKKLIKDFNFEVASDDVDNAYCSWMLKHPSALNSFERITNFARNKKIAIFLDYDGTLSPIVDDPDRAIMSNAMRSAVRNVAKHFPTAIISGRSRDKVYDLVGLTELYYAGSHGMDIMGPVTNTDSNDHPNCVKSTDQQGKEVNLFQPAREFIPMIDEVFRTLVENTKGIKGAKVENHKFCASVHYRNVDEKNWSTIAQSVHDILKDYPRLRLTHGRKVLEVRPVIDWNKGKAVEFLLESLGLNGRDDVLPIYIGDDRTDEDAFKFLKKNKKRGYGILVSPVPKETSAFYSLKDPSEVMEFLKSLVRWKEEEEEAN
- the LOC117627244 gene encoding transaldolase isoform X2, translated to MSVSLQSPPSSAVSSFQGTRLRFSNGSPASNLLFNFQRSFPVIRASALDTGSTTELDLVSSFSEIVPDTVIFDDFERFPPTAATVSSSLLLGICSLPDTIFRNAVDMALADSECNKHENSELRLSCFSNKALVNVGGYLAKLVPGRVSTEVDARLAYDTHGIIRKVHDLVKLYNEVNVPPERLLFKIPSTWQGIEASRLLECEGIQTHLTFVYSFAQAAAAAQAGASVIQIFVGRLRDWSRNHSGDPEIEAALKRGEDPGLALVTKAYNYIHKYGHKSKLMAAAVRNKQDLFSLLGVDYIIAPLKVMQSLKESITTPEEKYSFVRRLSPQSAAIYKFSEEELVKWDQLSFASAVGPAAVELLASGLDGYANQANRVEELFEKIWPPPNV
- the LOC117627244 gene encoding transaldolase isoform X1, producing the protein MSVSLQSPPSSAVSSFQQGTRLRFSNGSPASNLLFNFQRSFPVIRASALDTGSTTELDLVSSFSEIVPDTVIFDDFERFPPTAATVSSSLLLGICSLPDTIFRNAVDMALADSECNKHENSELRLSCFSNKALVNVGGYLAKLVPGRVSTEVDARLAYDTHGIIRKVHDLVKLYNEVNVPPERLLFKIPSTWQGIEASRLLECEGIQTHLTFVYSFAQAAAAAQAGASVIQIFVGRLRDWSRNHSGDPEIEAALKRGEDPGLALVTKAYNYIHKYGHKSKLMAAAVRNKQDLFSLLGVDYIIAPLKVMQSLKESITTPEEKYSFVRRLSPQSAAIYKFSEEELVKWDQLSFASAVGPAAVELLASGLDGYANQANRVEELFEKIWPPPNV